ACCTTCTTTTAGAATTCCACTCCATCAGAAGGCTCAGTAAAGCTGGAATTATCATTTACTGAGTCTTGTTCTGGTTTCTTCTTCTTACAGGTTTAGAAACAGGACCTGGGTTTTGCCTATGTTTGCATTAGTTGTCCAGTCAAATAAACATTCTGAAGTATTTTCATTAGCTGTCAAAAAGATATTAGTGCAACAAGAAATACATAGTATTTCCACTAGATTTCTGATTTAAGTGGATTTATTAGCCAGCATAATGTAAGGACTCAATAATTACATCTACCTTATGCTACATGATCATACTCTCATTGTTTTCAGATTTGTTTCACAGAAATCAGTAAGAACAACCAAATAATTCCAATAAATGCCAAATACAAAGGACAAAATAgtgattatatttttttttcccctcatggaTACGGCACATAGAGcaagacatttattttaaaagaatgcCCAGGGCTGAGTGTAGCAAGTACTGAACAGTTTCACATCACTGCCTTCCCTGCAGGTAGTTCAGTGCCTATACATGCAGGCAGATTCCCCAGTAAATTAATATGGATATGAAAATGCCTGAAGTCCAAAGAAGCTACTGAATTTTTAAAGCCAGCGCTTTAAAAATGGTATCAGGCATTAGGGATCCCAAATATGGACATAAGAATGTAATTTTGTGCTTTATGTATTAAAAACTAGGATACTAAATGTGATAAAAACACCATTTTGCTACATCTAACCTACCTTATGCATATCTTCATACTTGAGAAAAAGTACATTGGCATCCATGTGGTGTTCCCAAAACTCTTGCACATGTTCAAACCAGGAACCATACCCTACTGCAAAAACATTATGATTGGCATGAGGAAAATGAACACTTTGGTTATTAAGctgttttcagaaagaaaaaaaaaaaaaaaaagaaataactggAGTGGTTCATAGCCCCAGGAGAGCATCTCATTTTGACCCATGTAATGGGACACCTAACCCTCCCCCAAAACTTTTTTCCAGTTCTCTGATTAAGTCCACATTTGCATTGATTTCAGTCAATTTATGTGTCTCTACCAGAGGTTCAGCAATTGGTACTTGGTATTTACAACCTCAAGAATCTCTTTTGTTGCCAGTATTACAAGGCAACCCCTCGAGAAATGCATTCTACATTTTTCTCTGCTACCAGTGACTAAATTTCCTGTGCATTACAAACCTCCCATTTGTACAGTTATGGCCATGGAACATGTTGTGATGTTTTATTGGTTCTGGGAGGTCGTGATAAAGTCAGGTGGCTGCTCCAAGATAAAGAGACAAATAACTCTTGGGATACTTACATGGAAAAGAGCACTCAACCTTTCTATCTTAGAAGACCTTCTAACATGTCTTTCTTATGCCTCTGGTCTTGAAGTTCCTGATCAGAAGCTACAGGCAAACACTGCATTCCCAGGGAATGCAAATGGAAAACTGAAGGTGGGCTGGAGTGGGAGGAGAGCATTAATCCTGCTCAAGCTTGCAGGATAAGGATCAGCAAAGGGGTTTTTAGGCCTGTTAAATCACCTCCCATTGGTAGGctttacttttttcttccctttggtATTACACAGCTCCTTCAGCATCAGCTCCCCTAAAAATTCCAGGTTTGCTGCTCTGGATCTAGAGGAGATCCTGCTCTCAGAGCTCAAGGTACCTGGTGAATTCTCAGTGTCACATTAAGGTATCAGAGGAGATAttgcagagaaataaaaggcagcaggacttttttctcttccttagCTAGAGTGTGGCAGTCTCTTGGTTATTATTCTCCTCACAGAGCTGCATttttcaggcagcagcagcctgctcaTGAGGTCTCACTCGAGCTAACTGGTGCAGGCCGAGATAAGGCCCATGCAAACTAGAGAATTTTGTATTAATTTCCAAGGTATGAGCCTTGAATTTTTGGctgaaatttaaatattaagaGAATTACCAGGAAAATAACCCCAATCCTGGGGACCAGAAACACTCCTGAGAAGTAGCTGATAGTGAGGCATAACCAAAATCAAATGATGCTGGGAGTATTTACCCCTTTTTAGGAGGTACCTGGCAGCCTGAAAACTGAATTTCAGAAGAGTACACCAgagttttgctctggtttgggTGGCAAAGTGCTGAACCCAGGGGATCAAATACTGTAAggcaaatatttacaaaaagccCGGCTCATAGTTTGCATGGACAAATCTCAATCACTGCAGAGCTATCCGTAGCAACCTCCTTGCTGTATatgcaaaacaaatgcacctttatCCAGTTCACTTCTGTACTTGCAGAAGGAACGCagagatgaaaataaatgtgGGCAGAGAGAACAGCTCCTTACACTTGTCATTCATAAACCTTCTGCAGAACTCCTGAAACGTTCCTCTGTAGCTCATGGTCCTTAGGGAGCGGTGGAACTGGTAATAAGACACCACCAGGTCTTTGGGATTTCGAGCCATGTATATTACCTGTGATGGGGGGAAAATCATCTTGTTGAAAGCTTTTGCCTCATCCCAAAGCACTGACAcaactgctgccagcagagttAAGACAAACACGAGCTCATTTTCACCTTTGAGTTTCCGTTGTGGAGGTCTGAAGGCAAAAACCGATAGGGCAGGTGGCTTTTGATGAGGCGAGGGGACGTCAGCTCCTAAAATAAAGCAGGGAGAATTGTTTCCCATTGAccactgctccagggaacaTCCTGAGCTGGCCTGAGCTGGCACATTTGAGGCCCTCTACTACACTGATTTCTATTCAcaaatttacttcctaaaatTAACAGGAGTTTGCGACTCAAAATCAGGTCAGGGAGTTACATCTGGTTTTTAAATATCAACAGGTTAGATAATGTGTTGGGAGTTTTGTCATATTGGGGTTTTATCCCTTTTGTTTCAAAGCATGTCCATTTGCAGGACCTTCTCAGAAAGAGATATAACCGTTGAAGATTCCCAATATCAAACTCACTTTATTTCTAGTGATGCCTCCActaaaaatccttgaaaaataCTAGAAGTTCTGAAAACATGACCCCTGACttcttccaaatttttcccttgcattttattttatcctCAGAATTAGGCCCAAATCTGAATGTGTGGATATCTTTCAAACAATACTTTTTCTGTAATTTGATACAAAATTGTCTCATGACAGAAATCATGTTCTGCtattaaaaattgaattaatcCATACTGAATCAAGCTGCTAGCACATGGCATAGAGAAGAATGTGTAATCTCAAACTAAACCTCTTACTATTGCCACCACTTTTTTGCAGCAGGGTAGCACTGAAGCCTTGCTGGATTAGGCATCACAGATGAAAAAGAAGAGCAATCTCTGACCTCTAAATACTCTCAGCCTAAAGTAGGCTGAAGCATGCCGTTGTCATTGACCACAAGCAGATTAATTCTATCCCTGCCAGCCTCAGCTTGCTCAGTccaagcagcactgcagccgTTACAGGATGGCCCTGTATAGTTATCCTAATAATTCCAAGACATGACTCTGTCAGAAGTGGCTGCAGCAAGGACAAGATCACACTTATGTGCCATACAGCTGGACTTCAAGGGATTCTTATTACTGTGGAATTTCATGGAGGATATTCCAGACCCCTTAAACTACACCCTACAGTGTCTGTAGAGAGCCAGGATCTGTGGATCTAAAGACTGAGATGTGTAAAGTGAGAGCAATGGGAATACAGATGCATGGATAGCTGCATTTCTAGTTACTCCTTCACAAATTCAGGGAAGGAATCAAAGCAAATTTGCCTCATTTGGCCAGCTCCCGTTTACATAAGCAGGAGAGGCCTGGAACTTTGATCCCCACTGCCAAGATATTTAGGACATGGAGACACATTTAAAGTattaaacagaacaaaatgaaGCTTAATAAGAGCAATTTAAAATGACCTATTAGCACTTTGAATCATTTCAACATTCTAAACAAGCCCAGTGACGAGAAAGACACAGGGTGAAAAGAAGTGATAAACATGGAACTGAGGAAAAAGACACCCAAATGCTGAAGACTTTCTTTGCAATAAATTGTACCTTGATGATGTCCAGACCGGGCTGAGGGTACTCTAGGACTGGAAGCTGCTCATCTATATTCATTAGTCCAATCTCATCTGGATCAGCTCCCTGACTCACTAGATACACCACTTCCTGCAGCAagcctgtgcctgcacaaaCCAAACAATGAGAGAGAACAGATTGTATTACAGTTCTTATCTAAACACAGCCATATGAAGGGAGACCTAAACAGAGAAATAATGGCAACTTTTGTGCTCAACAGTCTGCTGTGAGCTAAGTCTATTACTACTGTTTTGTTGTAGTATGTCAGCtctcttgattttttaaatacatgtaGATCTTCCATGCAAAAgacctgagattttttttcttcagtaacAATTTAAATACACTTCTGTTTCCAAATCACTTAACCTGTGAATTACAAAGCATTTAACAAAAGGTTTTACCTCTGTAAATGTTACTTTGGCAAAACACTACTATTTCCATTTTAGGAACTAAAAAATGAGGCGAACAGAGGTCATCCAAGTTCACAAAATGCATTAGTGGCTGTGCTGAGAGACCTTTATTCTAAATTGAAGGCAAGGTCCCAGTTATGCAATGATTTGAGAGTCTATTTATGCCTCCAGGTTATGGAGTGGACAAAGCCCCAAATACATCCATACATCAGTCACAAGCTTTAGAAACCTCAATTATGCATCTCTCCCCACTCTGAGGACATTTACAAAGCACCCATTAAATATCATGGCCAGTGACTGCACTTTGGAAAATTAATAGGTGCTACAATTAGGGCCTTGGACAGGGAAACTATTCAAAATGACTTTACCTTCAGGCAGGTAAGGAACCCTCAAAACAGAGATATTTGACAGAGGGTTATGAAGAGAAAGGCTCTTGGTGAGATGGAGGAACAGAATGGGGAGAGATCACAATCAGCCAGGGGAGCGACCCCACAGTTCAGAAGAAAAGATCCCAAGAGTGTGGGACACCCTGGAAACTGCAAAAGAACAGACCCATTATTTAACCcattattaattatttactgTGAGCAGTAAGGGAAATGAGACCAGGATTTATCCACTCTCTCGCGTTGCCTAAAGGCTTGGGTGATGGTTCCAGAATTGGTTACAAAGCCCAagcctgctcctgcatcccagccTGTGGAATGGTGAGCTGTAAACTCTGAGATCAATGaccatttgaaaataatttgtgaGTTGCAAGTCACTTGTAACAGTCACTAGTTAATTCATGTAAACTAACAAGACTGCACACACAAACAGGCACCTTTGTACCAATCCTGTATGTTGTtccaattaaaaagaaaaataaaacaaccccccccaaaaaaaacaaaaaaaaaaaaaaaacaaaaaacccccccaaaaaaaacaaaaaacaaaaaacaaaaaacaaaaaacaccaccaaaataCAAGACCTAAAACCCTAATagaattttttattatattaaaaaataaatgtctgtttattttttaatccgAGACAGAAACAGTTAAGTGAGGCCAATGGTTGGAGTGAACACAGCCTGGATACAATTTCAAAGAAGACACACCTCCAAGAATTGTCTTGGATAGCAAGCACTTCAAGATTCCACTGTTCCCTTACTGATTGATGGGTAAATTAAAAAGGATTgggacatgaaaaaaaaaaaaaagacacttttATATTATGATCACCCACAGAGACAGTTGTCACACACTTAATACACACTTGCCCCCAAGGCTGTTCACTCTGCATTTTTAAGTTCAAGCATATATTTTATGCATTCAAATCAACATTCATACAGTATTTTAGTATCAGTCCTTGTGACTCTGAATGAGCACAACCCTTGTTctcattaaatatttattctgaCCGGAAACACCCTGGTTCTCCataatttatttcagtatttcctaTTCCACCTGCAAAGAGAAATGCTGTCACAGCAGCCCTATTTTCATGAAATGAAAAGAATTAACTCTGTGGGGATACACAATAAACTATTTTTTCATTGCTCAGCTGCCCTCTAGGCAGAAAGCTACCATCTCTATTGTGCCTCTGAATACAGAAAGGCTGCAGGGTTGAGGCAGAACCACACTGAACCTTCGggagagcagcaccagctctcCACAAAGTCCACTAGAAAAGCTAAAAGTCAggacagggagcacagcccccatGGGGAGCACTCCCTTACCTGGTTATGCCCAGAGACCTGTGACTGTGCACCACACTTGGCTTGACTGCTGTCAAATCCATGGAGAACTGCAGAGGTGGGAAATTACATATTTCCCATCCAAAGTGGGGGTTTTGGAAGCTCAAAAGTCTCCATCTAAAAGTGTTTCTACCAAAACCAGTGACACGCTGAAAGAGAAATGCTGGGACTATCCAGTAGACTGGAATTTCTCCTCCCTACACCTGCAGCAGGATCACTCATCTCAGTTTCCCTCAGCCATGATCTCTGTGCTAGTTTTCTCTTTTGTTAGTCACtgtattttttccctgatttttttttttagcctgattttttttcccacattaGCACTCAAGTTAATATGCTTCAGAATTTCAGGGTCTTAATGCAAATGAAAACTAGGGAATTAACTTTTGAGggaacagtgatttttttttttaacttgtcaCCCTTAATCAATTATTATttcccacacacacaaattcCAAAAGCTCCAGGTAAAAAATTTATCATTGACCTGGCTTCCTGtttaaaagaacaaattaaaatatcacatgcctaattttttaaaaagaaaaaatctaaaAGCTTTTATAAGTATAATTAGATAGATACGACCTCCTCACATCTCTGCCAGGACTAAAACCCACTCAAGATAAATGTATCAGAGCTAAATGTTCTTTTGGTTTAGGAAGGATGACTTAACCTAGCAACAGGCAGCCCAAATTCCAGACCTGGCTGCTAGGGCAACATCTTCAACCCTGGGAACACCAGCTGGCTGAAAAGCCAAATAAGGTGGGATACTGTGCCTATCCAAAAAATGAAGAGCCCAAGCCTAGACCTGAGGTAGCAGAATTTATTAAAATGCCATAGTGTGATAGGATCTGAGTCTTCTGCTGCATCCCCACCTGTATGTAACACATACAGAAATTTGCCATTTGACCCAGCTGACTTAGTGATCTCTGTGGAGATTTGCAAGAACCATCATTTTATGGATGGAAAGTAGAGTAAATTTCTGAAACTGAGAATATCAAAGGAGATTATGTGAATAATGCCAGCAATCCCAGTCTATCACAAAGCCTGGCCAGATTTAAATGTCACAGAGACTTTctgacaaaaaggaaaataatgataCCAGTTGGACAGAAGAAAAAGGTGAGGCAagcgggaagggaagggaagggaagggaagggaagggaagggaagggaagggaagggaagggaagggaagggaagggaagggaagggaagggaagggaagggaagggaagggaagggaagggaagggaagggaagggaagggaagggaagggaagggaagggaagggaagggaagggaagggaagggaggagaggagaggagaggagaggagaggagaggagaggagaggagaggagaggagaggagaggagaggagaggagaggagaggagaggagaggagaggagaggagaggagaggagaggagaggagaggagaggagaggagaggagaggagaggagaggagaggagaggagaggagaggagaggaggggagaggagaggagaggagaggaggggagaggagaggagaggaggggaggggagaggaggggaggggaggggaggggaggggaggggaggggaggggaggggaggggaggggaggggaggggaggggaggggaggggaggggaggggaggaggggaggggaggggaggggaggggaggggaggggaggggaggggaggggaggggaggggaggggaggggaggggaggggaggggaggggaggggaggggaggggaggggaggggaggggaggggaggggaggggaggggaggggaggggaggggaggggaggggaggggaggggaggggaggggaggggaaaagaaaagaaaaaagaaaagaaaagaaaagaaaagaaaagaaaagaaaagaaaagaaaagaaaagaaaagaaaagaagaaaagtggcCCCCTACATTTCTGGCCCCCTATATTTCTGGCCCTGCCAAGGCAATGGATGTTGTGCATCTCCAGTATCTTCACTgcttcctccctgtgctgctgaacaCCTGCACACGTACATGCACACCTCACTTGGGGTGGTACAGAAGGATAAACACAATAGGATAATCACTGGAAAACAGGATTAACTGCCAGCCTTTGGACATGAGGCACCGAATGCCACATTAATAAATTCCCAGCAATTCTACCCTTTCTTCTTCCATCTGCAGCATTTCATTCAGGAGGAAGACTGCTCACCCTGCTACCTCTAAAGTCATATTGCCAAAACAGACATGGAATTCATGAACACTTATCCAATTCCAGCTAAAATGGAGGCAGTCTGCATCTGAGGAACTTCAGTGCAAAGTACCTGAGAAATGCTCTTCCTGACAAGCTCCTCTGCTATGTCAATAAAACGCCTCAGGAGAACAGAGCGTTCCAGTTTATCACACAATATCTGGAAAGAGAGGGGGTGGGAAACCGCTCTGAGAAGCTACTACCTGCCAGAATCTGCAGGTGTCTTTAGGAGGCCTTTTAATATTATCTGTGAGTCTGTATTTCTATACCCTGCATAACAGGAGTCTGCTGGTGGGGATGCACTGTGCTTTCCTGGGCTACTTTATGATGCACAGGACCCAGGACTCATTACAAATCCCACCACACCCCAGCAGTCCCTGTGACTGGGAACTGTTCCTTGGTGCCCTTTCCAAGGCCAgtgcctcagcagcaggagcacagtcAGACCAGGGCcactctgcctctgctcctcgggagctgctgcagcagcagccaggcagcacagggggacagacACGGCTCGGAAACACCGCAGCTAATCCTCCTGCCTTCTCTGCGTTACATGTCTTCAATGTCAAATTTGGTCACTGTGGAAGGGAGAAGTGTTCTCTAGAGCAGATGTTCTCTGGCTTGTCTCAACTCTTTCTGGCCACTGGCATTCCTATGAAGTCACCAGGTACCATAGATGTGTTCAAAGTGGCAGATATAAAACCATAAGATTTCCAGTGAAATTTAGCTTCTCTAGGTGGTTTCTAAGGTAGTTTCTTTCAGTTTCTCCTCTCTTATCAGCTAAGACAGGACAAAGCTGCAGCCTAAGGATGCAAAGGCCTCAGTATGTTCCCTTTATTCGTTCCTTGTATGGAACcacatggaaaattaaaataaagaaatactaaTGCTAGTAATCTTACAACCCCAATTATCTGTACTTTGTTTGATCTGCCAGAGCTTGACCAAATTTTGGCTAATCCAGTGCAGCAGATCCATTATGATTCATAACTTTTTTATAGCATTGGTAGATGCAAGTGCTCATTAAAAGTGAGGGCTGCCAAAGCTGCCAGACTGGTCTGTAAGTGCTGTACAGCAGAGCCTCACACTGTTGTTCTAAATGCCTGCAAGCTCATTCCTCCTTGGCATGTTGCAGTGTAAATCTTCAGGTCAGTATGACAGATTCATCCTCACCCTACAATACTGGAGGGAAAATTAGATTTTccattagaagaaaaaaaaaacattcccaAAACATTAAAGTATCTCCTCTTGAGGTCTATATGCTGAAGTTCTCCTACAAATTCGAATTCCACCTGGCTTACAAATAGAAGTTTTCATTAATGactagcattttaaaaataaaaataatgtatatACCTTGATACCATATTTTCCAattcttctgtttttctaaaTGAGACTGGGGATTCAGAATAAAGACTGAAATTGTGATGTTATATTGCCACACTATTTCTTTTGACTGACCAATTAAATATTTATCAGAGGGCCCAATTTTGAGAAAGGACTGATTACTCATCCTTTAAGACTAATGCCCCTCTTATATGGCCTAAATGCCATATAGTCAATAGGCAATCATCAAGGGAGTCTGTGGAACACAACAAGCCTGAATTCAGACCTTCTGAAAGTAAAGGGGACAAATTAAGTAAGACTGGATTTAAAAGAAGTATTAAACACACAACTTCCAGCAACATTCAGTAAGCACAGTATTAGATTTTTAGACTTCATaatcatttctttttcttcttacagCTACCAGCTTTTGAACCAAAACCAACGGGCTAAATTCTGCAGACATGGGTCCATTAATTCTGAGTTGTGTTTTGAGTATGTTTTGCCAGAGGCTATAAACAGCACACTATGAAACCCCATTCTATTTAGGAGGAAAACCTACTTTCTGTTTGCTAAAAATGCTGTCACCAAACTGTTTACACACACATATTATGCACAGAATTATTGCTATTATGTCCAATACAGTATCCTAAAGCACTGCTTTAATGAACTGGTTACAAAGCAGAGCTATTTTTGGCTAATGCATTagtactattttttttttaagtggccTGAGTCGTGATTCTCCCTTACATTAGCACACTAACTACTCAACAGAGGACAGGATGAGAAGTGCACATCAACCACAGAGTGTCTGGGACCTGGCACTgacagctggggcagcctcacccacacagccaggcaggcagccaCTACTGCCCACACCAAACACCAGCCTGGAGCAAAACACCTCCTTTGGAGCACGCTGGGTCCTGAAACTGCAGCAACACTAGTAAATAAAACACACCAGGACCTGTTCTCTGGGAGATCTGTGGAACAGCCAAACCCACACCCACAGAGATCGATTCCCTGAGGAAGAGAGGCTCATCTGGCTCTTGCTGGCAGAGGTCTTCTGCTGAGGAGAGCTGGGGCAAAAAGCCTTTATTTTCTATCCTTGTTAATAATCCACAACATCCTGACACGCTCTGCAGCAAGGGCTGAGTAAGTAGCATCCTAACAGCTCTAAGAACTGTGAGTCAGGTCTACAGATCTACTGTTAAAAACATCAACAGGCCAAAAGTTTGCCTTCGTTTTGCCTTCTGATTGAAGAGTCCTGATTTGTGTCTTCAAGTTTGTCCCTACATCCATGACTTCATCATATCCAGGTGTCCTGGATTTTGTCACAGGTCCTTCACAGACAGCTGCTACTGGCTGGTTACAGACACCTCCTGGTATCAGATATTCAAAGGGAAAATGGTTTCACTCTTCTATTGAAGCTTTAGCTGGGCTGTCCGTATCTGTGGATCCTCACCCTGTCTTGCACCAGGTGTCAACACTAATGGAGTAACTTCCCACAAACTGCTCCAATCCACTTAAAATTAGATCTGCCATATCTACTTTTGGCATCAACTCATGTAGCAAATTTTGTGTGGGACAAATCGGAATGCATCCACTCAAAATACTCTGCACATTGTTGTTCTACCAGGAATGATGGACAGCAGGCCAAGGGCACTAACAACCCCGCACTAGCACAGGCACCTTTAAAAGCAGACCCTTAAAAGCCCATATCCTTGGGttaatttttcttccagtttctACTCACCAACCAAACATGCTCTCATGGTTAAAGAGAGCACAACATCCATAAGGCTAGACCAAAAAAACATAACATACAACATGCAGGAACATAGAAATAGCCAATAAGACTGCTTGCTCTGACAGaatgacttttctttttcccctttccatgTCTATTCAAGGCTGACCAGGTCTAAAGCCAACCCAGGACAATAAGCTGTTAGCTCAGTTGTAGCCAGCCCTCTTGTATCCTCTGGCAGTTCCATTCTCCCATCTTTTTAGAACCCATATCAAGAAACATGCCTCAATTGCATACTACATTACCCCAGCAGGAGCTCACAAtctccagctgaaagtcctcCCACTGTGCCtaatttccctttgttttcacACACTGTACCAAGGACAACAATGCAGGAAATAACTTTGCTGTGATGACAAGTCATTGGGTTTTTAAATCACACTCAAGGACTTCATTGCACCGAAAACAACTGCATAGTTACCCCCAGCTCCATTGATTTCTGGGACAACTCTATCACTGTGTTCTCTTCTACAGTCATATTATGGTCTGTGAATAAATACAGAGCTTCATAGCAAGCTCTGCTGACTGAGGTAGGATCAGAAATCAGGGAACAACAGGGCACCTCTATTAGGCACTTGTGTTGAGGTAGA
This region of Ammospiza caudacuta isolate bAmmCau1 chromosome 5, bAmmCau1.pri, whole genome shotgun sequence genomic DNA includes:
- the SULT4A1 gene encoding sulfotransferase 4A1 — protein: MAESEAETPSTPCEFESKYFEYNGVRLPPFCRGKMEEIANFPVRDSDVWIVTYPKSGTGLLQEVVYLVSQGADPDEIGLMNIDEQLPVLEYPQPGLDIIKELTSPRLIKSHLPYRFLPSDLHNGNSKVIYMARNPKDLVVSYYQFHRSLRTMSYRGTFQEFCRRFMNDKLGYGSWFEHVQEFWEHHMDANVLFLKYEDMHKDLATMVEQLVRFLGVSYDKAQLESMVEHCHQLIDQCCNAEALPVGRGRVGLWKDIFTVSMNEKFDLVYKQKMGKCDLTFDFYL